The proteins below are encoded in one region of Thermosulfurimonas marina:
- the tsaB gene encoding tRNA (adenosine(37)-N6)-threonylcarbamoyltransferase complex dimerization subunit type 1 TsaB, whose product MGTQAPLILAFETSGETGGVALYQGRVLAEVTLSGALTYSRRLLPALDFLLGQLGLRLSQIEALAVAVGPGSFTGLRIGLATVKALALVLQRPVVGVETLAALAAQVPESPLPVCAVLDARRGELYAALYRMVDGYPQVFMRPRIISPERLCAEISGPTLFVGEGLRLFREELRRRLGERFREAPGHLREGRAAAVAYLAERRLLSGSTDDPATLLPFYLRPSEAERSRGLGRV is encoded by the coding sequence ATGGGTACCCAGGCACCCTTAATCCTGGCCTTCGAGACCTCGGGAGAGACCGGAGGGGTAGCCCTTTATCAGGGGAGAGTGCTGGCGGAGGTGACCCTTTCCGGGGCCCTTACTTATTCGCGGCGGCTTCTTCCGGCCCTAGATTTTCTTCTGGGCCAGTTAGGGCTTCGTCTTTCCCAAATTGAGGCCCTGGCTGTAGCTGTGGGGCCGGGGAGTTTCACCGGGTTGCGTATCGGTCTGGCCACGGTCAAGGCCCTGGCTTTGGTCCTCCAAAGACCGGTGGTGGGGGTGGAGACCTTGGCGGCACTGGCGGCTCAAGTCCCGGAAAGTCCGCTTCCGGTCTGTGCCGTGCTCGATGCCCGGCGGGGGGAACTTTATGCCGCCCTTTACCGTATGGTAGACGGCTACCCCCAAGTCTTCATGCGCCCGCGGATTATTTCCCCGGAAAGGCTCTGTGCGGAGATCTCCGGACCCACCCTTTTCGTAGGGGAGGGGCTGCGTCTTTTCAGAGAAGAATTGCGCAGGAGGCTAGGAGAACGCTTTCGGGAAGCCCCGGGGCACCTTAGGGAGGGCCGGGCCGCAGCGGTGGCCTATCTGGCCGAACGCCGGCTTCTTTCCGGCTCCACCGACGATCCCGCAACCCTCCTTCCTTTTTATCTCCGTCCCAGCGAAGCGGAGCGCAGCCGGGGGTTGGGCCGTGTTTAG
- a CDS encoding CerR family C-terminal domain-containing protein, translating into MFDSLLLMEGVRGRLLRIAEELFALKGFRQVSVREITRRAGCNVAAVNYHFGSKQGLYLAVIKERWLPRAQKVREEFARRLLQPPTPEGVVVALAEAFWLAPIPEKERWLHRRLLFQEMAQPGEGLPLMLEEGLFPLYHQVEKALSQALGKEVGSERIRLCVFSLLAQILHFGLIRPLLKELLGRELSLEELLEHLKGFSLKGFGGWCAS; encoded by the coding sequence ATGTTTGATAGTCTTCTTCTCATGGAGGGGGTCCGAGGACGGCTTTTGCGGATAGCCGAAGAGCTCTTCGCCCTGAAGGGATTTCGGCAGGTAAGCGTCCGGGAGATTACCCGTCGGGCGGGCTGCAACGTGGCGGCGGTCAACTACCATTTCGGAAGCAAACAGGGGCTTTATCTGGCGGTGATTAAAGAGAGGTGGCTTCCCCGGGCCCAGAAGGTTAGAGAAGAATTTGCCCGCAGGCTTCTCCAGCCCCCCACCCCGGAGGGGGTAGTAGTGGCCCTGGCCGAGGCCTTCTGGCTAGCCCCTATCCCGGAAAAGGAGCGCTGGCTGCATCGGCGTCTCCTTTTTCAGGAAATGGCTCAGCCCGGAGAGGGTCTTCCGCTCATGCTGGAAGAGGGTCTTTTCCCCCTTTATCACCAAGTGGAAAAGGCCTTGAGCCAGGCCCTGGGAAAGGAGGTGGGTTCCGAAAGGATCCGCCTCTGTGTCTTTAGCCTTCTGGCCCAAATCCTTCATTTCGGTCTGATAAGACCCCTGTTGAAAGAACTCCTGGGGAGGGAGCTTTCCCTGGAGGAATTGCTGGAACACCTCAAGGGTTTTTCTCTAAAAGGGTTTGGGGGATGGTGCGCCTCCTAG
- a CDS encoding ABC transporter permease, whose translation MFRFLVRRTASLLLTFFGITLLSFSVIHLAPGSPVSPMAEFNPKFTPEMRERLRREFGLDQPLHVQYLRWLKGVLTLDLGRSFSPDRRPVWEKIKERLPVTILINVLAMGLILAVGLPLGVASAVRAGSLFDRSVTVLVFIGYALPGFWLALLLMLLFGIKLGWLPISGIHSLMGYASMSPWEKVLDWAKHLLLPVFVAAFGGLAGISRYMRYSMLEVLSQDYILTARAKGLPERKVVYKHALRNALLPIITILGLSVPGLVGGSVIFESIFGIPGVGQLMWQAVMARDYPVIMGNLVIVSVLTLLGNLLADLGYALADPRIRLEGRS comes from the coding sequence GTGTTTAGATTTCTGGTTCGTCGGACGGCTTCCCTGCTTCTTACCTTTTTCGGGATCACCCTCCTTAGTTTTTCGGTGATCCATCTGGCCCCCGGAAGCCCGGTAAGTCCCATGGCGGAATTCAATCCCAAATTCACCCCGGAGATGCGGGAAAGATTACGACGGGAGTTCGGGCTGGATCAGCCCCTTCATGTCCAGTACCTCCGGTGGCTCAAAGGAGTGCTCACCCTGGATCTGGGCCGTTCCTTTTCTCCGGACCGCCGCCCGGTCTGGGAAAAGATCAAAGAAAGGCTCCCGGTAACCATTCTGATAAATGTTCTGGCTATGGGGTTGATTCTGGCGGTGGGGCTTCCTTTAGGAGTGGCCTCGGCGGTGCGGGCCGGGTCCCTATTTGATCGTTCCGTAACCGTGCTGGTCTTCATAGGCTATGCCCTGCCCGGTTTCTGGCTGGCCCTTCTTCTCATGCTCCTTTTCGGGATCAAGCTGGGATGGTTGCCCATCTCCGGGATCCACAGTCTTATGGGCTATGCCTCCATGAGCCCCTGGGAAAAGGTCCTGGACTGGGCCAAACACCTTCTCCTTCCGGTATTTGTAGCCGCCTTCGGAGGGCTAGCGGGAATTTCCCGTTATATGCGCTACAGTATGCTGGAGGTTCTCTCCCAGGACTACATCCTCACCGCCCGGGCCAAGGGGCTCCCGGAAAGGAAGGTGGTCTATAAGCACGCCCTGCGTAACGCCCTTCTTCCCATCATCACCATCCTCGGGCTTTCGGTCCCGGGGCTGGTGGGGGGAAGCGTGATCTTTGAATCCATCTTCGGCATTCCCGGAGTGGGGCAGCTCATGTGGCAGGCGGTCATGGCCCGAGACTATCCGGTGATCATGGGTAACCTGGTAATCGTCTCGGTGCTCACCCTGCTGGGGAATCTCCTAGCGGACCTAGGTTATGCCCTGGCCGACCCCCGTATTCGCCTTGAGGGGAGGTCCTGA
- the tsf gene encoding translation elongation factor Ts, which translates to MAEITMEMIKELRARTAAGFMDCKKALEEAGGDLEKAVDILRKRGLAIAAKRAGKTTSEGIVSAYIHANGKIGVLVEVNCETDFVARTEEFKEFAHNVAMQIAATNPIAVRREDVPPEVLERERKLYEEQARESGKPENVIEKIVQGKLEKFYQEAVLLEQPYIKNPDLTIQDLLNELIAKTGEKIVIRRFARFQVGEE; encoded by the coding sequence ATGGCTGAGATTACCATGGAGATGATCAAGGAATTGCGGGCCCGTACCGCAGCCGGATTCATGGACTGTAAAAAGGCCCTGGAGGAGGCCGGAGGAGATCTGGAGAAGGCCGTGGACATCCTGCGCAAGCGGGGCCTAGCCATTGCCGCTAAGCGGGCCGGAAAGACCACCAGCGAAGGTATCGTCTCCGCCTATATCCACGCCAACGGAAAGATCGGGGTCCTGGTGGAGGTCAATTGCGAGACCGATTTCGTGGCCCGCACCGAAGAATTTAAAGAATTTGCCCATAATGTGGCCATGCAGATCGCGGCCACCAACCCCATCGCCGTACGGAGAGAGGATGTACCCCCGGAGGTCCTGGAAAGGGAAAGAAAACTCTACGAAGAACAGGCCCGGGAGAGCGGAAAACCGGAAAACGTGATCGAAAAGATCGTTCAAGGCAAGCTGGAGAAGTTCTACCAGGAAGCGGTACTCCTGGAGCAGCCCTATATTAAAAATCCGGATCTCACCATCCAGGACCTCCTGAACGAACTCATCGCCAAGACCGGAGAGAAGATCGTCATTCGGCGGTTTGCCCGCTTCCAAGTGGGCGAGGAATAA
- a CDS encoding Hsp20/alpha crystallin family protein, translated as MAELMVWRPLQELRREIDRLWEEFFGRTRFPERWEGLEWVPAVDVSETEEAVVVRADVPGLDPEDLEITLSGNTLVIKGEKKKEQEEKKENFYRVERVYGSFMRTVELPAEVEADKVEATYKNGVLKIVLPKKAEAKGRTIKVKVEK; from the coding sequence ATGGCTGAACTCATGGTATGGCGTCCGCTTCAGGAATTACGGCGGGAGATTGACCGGTTGTGGGAGGAATTTTTTGGCCGTACGCGTTTTCCCGAGCGCTGGGAGGGGTTGGAGTGGGTACCGGCGGTGGATGTCTCGGAGACGGAGGAGGCGGTAGTGGTGCGGGCCGATGTTCCGGGCCTTGATCCGGAGGACCTAGAGATTACCCTTTCGGGGAACACGCTGGTGATCAAGGGGGAAAAGAAAAAGGAGCAGGAGGAGAAAAAGGAAAACTTTTATCGGGTAGAGCGGGTTTACGGGAGCTTTATGCGTACGGTAGAGCTTCCGGCGGAGGTGGAGGCGGATAAGGTAGAAGCTACCTATAAGAACGGGGTCCTCAAAATAGTCCTTCCCAAGAAGGCCGAGGCCAAGGGCCGGACCATTAAGGTCAAGGTGGAAAAGTAG
- the pyrH gene encoding UMP kinase, with product MPRYRRILLKLSGEALGEGGQGLSWERLSSLGGELAEARKRGTELALVVGGGNILRGASAKALDRVRADYMGMLATFINALALEEVLKQAGVPARVLSALSVEGVGEPFHRERALEYLARGEILILACGTGNPLFTTDTAAVLRALELRAEVLFKGTKVDGVYEEDPVKNPAARKYDYLSYEEVLEKGLGVMDLTAITLAREHHLPVLVFNMLKSGNIVRAVSGETVGTLIGG from the coding sequence ATGCCCCGGTATCGCCGGATTCTCCTCAAGCTTTCCGGAGAGGCCCTGGGAGAGGGGGGACAGGGCCTCTCTTGGGAAAGGCTTTCGTCCCTGGGGGGAGAACTGGCCGAGGCCCGAAAAAGAGGAACGGAGTTGGCCCTGGTGGTGGGAGGGGGGAATATCCTGCGAGGGGCTTCGGCCAAGGCCTTAGATCGCGTGCGGGCGGACTACATGGGTATGCTGGCCACCTTCATTAATGCCCTGGCCCTGGAGGAGGTCCTTAAACAGGCCGGAGTCCCGGCTCGGGTCCTTTCGGCCCTTTCCGTAGAGGGGGTAGGGGAGCCCTTTCATCGGGAAAGGGCCCTGGAGTATCTGGCCCGGGGGGAGATACTTATCCTGGCCTGTGGCACGGGAAATCCCCTTTTTACCACCGACACGGCGGCGGTGCTCCGGGCCCTGGAGCTCCGGGCCGAAGTTCTCTTTAAAGGCACCAAAGTGGACGGAGTTTACGAAGAAGATCCGGTGAAAAATCCCGCGGCCCGCAAATATGATTATCTTTCCTATGAGGAGGTCCTGGAAAAGGGTCTGGGGGTGATGGATCTTACCGCGATTACCCTGGCTCGGGAACACCATCTCCCGGTCCTGGTCTTCAATATGTTAAAATCGGGAAATATAGTCCGGGCAGTCTCCGGAGAGACGGTGGGCACGCTTATAGGGGGGTGA
- a CDS encoding ABC transporter permease — METLALLWKHTWGRLSLLAVLVLIFVALLAPYLAPYDPLAIDVRHVLEPPSKIHPLGTDLLGRDVLSRIIYGTRISLEVGVVAVGLSLAVGTVLGALAGYYGGWVDGLISRFIDIMLCFPTIFLILAVIAYLQPSILNIMVVIGLTSWMGVARLVRAEFLSLREREFVLAARVAGASDLRIIFSHLLPNALPPILVAATLGVGNAILIESALSFLGLGVQPPIPSWGNMLTEGKSCLEVAWWLSVFPGLAILFTVLVFNLLGESLQEVTNPRLRPQRPQA, encoded by the coding sequence ATGGAGACCCTGGCCCTCCTCTGGAAACATACCTGGGGGAGACTTTCCCTTCTTGCGGTCCTGGTTTTGATATTTGTGGCCCTGCTGGCCCCCTATTTGGCCCCCTATGACCCTTTGGCCATTGATGTGCGCCATGTCCTGGAACCTCCCTCCAAGATCCATCCCTTGGGCACGGATCTCCTGGGCCGCGATGTTCTTTCCCGGATTATTTACGGGACCAGGATTTCACTTGAGGTGGGGGTGGTAGCGGTAGGGCTTTCTCTGGCGGTGGGAACGGTCTTGGGGGCCCTGGCCGGCTATTATGGAGGTTGGGTAGACGGCCTCATTTCCCGTTTCATTGACATCATGCTCTGCTTTCCCACTATCTTTCTTATACTGGCCGTGATCGCCTATCTTCAGCCCTCCATCCTCAACATCATGGTGGTCATCGGTCTTACGAGCTGGATGGGGGTGGCCCGTCTGGTGAGGGCGGAATTTCTGAGTCTGCGGGAGCGGGAGTTCGTACTTGCGGCACGGGTGGCCGGGGCTTCGGACCTGCGGATTATCTTCTCCCACCTCCTGCCCAATGCCCTTCCTCCCATCCTGGTGGCCGCCACTCTGGGGGTGGGGAACGCCATTCTTATCGAGTCGGCCCTTTCCTTTCTGGGACTGGGAGTCCAGCCTCCCATCCCCTCCTGGGGGAATATGCTCACCGAGGGGAAAAGCTGCCTGGAGGTAGCCTGGTGGCTTTCGGTCTTTCCGGGCCTGGCCATTCTCTTTACGGTTCTGGTCTTCAATCTCCTGGGTGAAAGTCTCCAGGAGGTGACCAATCCTCGCCTCCGGCCTCAAAGACCGCAGGCCTGA
- a CDS encoding phosphatidate cytidylyltransferase, producing MSKPILRILTALVLLPPLLWLVLQGPRPLLFLVTLLCAGHAFREWWEMTGFPRGLFLFSTAALFGGFLLAEKSLAGGLWILLFGPTLYFLRYFERETFLRNFGRDLSGLFLIFLGFYALFKLSDFGRFFLLYLLAVVFSADTGAYFGGRLWGHRPFFPAISPRKTLEGYICGVLAGTLGGGALALWKGLFPWREGLALSLALAVLSPAGDLLESMVKRACGVKDSGRILPGHGGLLDRVDALIFLAPALWAYLELRGGGW from the coding sequence GTGTCTAAGCCGATCCTAAGGATTCTTACGGCCTTAGTCCTGCTTCCCCCGCTTCTCTGGCTAGTCCTTCAGGGTCCGAGACCTCTCCTCTTTCTGGTAACCCTTCTTTGTGCTGGACACGCCTTCCGGGAGTGGTGGGAGATGACCGGTTTCCCCCGGGGGCTTTTCCTCTTTTCCACCGCGGCCCTCTTCGGGGGCTTCCTTCTCGCAGAAAAATCCCTCGCCGGAGGACTCTGGATCCTCCTTTTCGGCCCCACCCTCTATTTTTTGCGCTATTTCGAGCGGGAGACCTTCCTTCGGAACTTCGGTAGGGACCTTTCCGGGCTTTTTCTAATCTTTCTCGGTTTTTACGCCCTTTTTAAGCTTTCCGATTTCGGAAGATTTTTTCTCCTCTATCTCTTAGCCGTGGTCTTTTCTGCGGATACCGGAGCCTATTTCGGGGGGCGCCTCTGGGGGCACCGTCCCTTCTTTCCGGCCATAAGCCCTCGGAAGACCCTGGAGGGTTATATCTGCGGGGTGCTGGCTGGGACCCTTGGAGGGGGAGCCCTGGCCCTCTGGAAGGGTCTTTTTCCTTGGAGGGAGGGCCTGGCCCTTTCCCTGGCGCTTGCGGTCCTTTCTCCAGCCGGAGACCTTCTGGAGTCCATGGTCAAGAGGGCCTGCGGAGTCAAAGACTCTGGCCGGATTCTCCCGGGCCACGGAGGGCTTCTCGACCGGGTGGATGCTTTGATCTTTCTGGCCCCGGCCCTCTGGGCCTATCTTGAACTTCGGGGAGGGGGCTGGTGA
- a CDS encoding isoprenyl transferase, with protein MVELDPQRLPRHVAIIMDGNGRWARRRGLPRFCGHREGVKTARRIITKACEIPIPVLTLYAFSRENWERPPEEIAVLMELLRAYLREELPTMLERGIRFRVIGERERFPEDIQEWIARCERETAEGTRMTLVLALSYGARAEIARAARLLAEEVSVGRLCPQDITPEVFSRYLYTADLPDPDLLIRTSGEQRLSNFLLYQCAYTEFYFTPVLWPDFTEEEFLKALEEYQRRERRFGRV; from the coding sequence GTGGTCGAGCTTGATCCGCAAAGGCTACCCCGCCACGTGGCCATTATCATGGATGGCAACGGCCGCTGGGCCCGGCGGCGGGGGCTCCCCCGTTTTTGCGGACACCGAGAAGGGGTAAAGACCGCCCGGAGGATCATCACCAAGGCCTGCGAAATTCCCATCCCGGTCCTTACCCTCTACGCCTTCTCTCGAGAAAACTGGGAACGTCCTCCAGAAGAGATCGCCGTCCTCATGGAGCTCTTGCGGGCCTACCTCCGGGAAGAACTCCCTACCATGTTGGAGCGGGGAATCCGCTTCCGGGTGATCGGAGAGCGTGAGCGCTTTCCGGAAGATATCCAAGAGTGGATTGCCCGCTGCGAGAGGGAGACCGCGGAAGGGACCCGGATGACCCTGGTGCTTGCCCTGAGCTACGGGGCCCGGGCGGAGATTGCCCGGGCGGCCCGCCTTCTGGCCGAAGAGGTTTCTGTCGGACGCCTCTGCCCGCAGGACATCACCCCGGAGGTCTTCTCTCGTTATCTCTATACCGCCGATCTTCCGGACCCCGACCTTCTCATCCGTACCAGTGGCGAACAGCGCCTTTCCAATTTCCTTCTCTACCAATGTGCCTATACCGAGTTTTATTTCACCCCGGTCCTCTGGCCGGATTTCACCGAGGAGGAATTCTTAAAGGCCTTGGAAGAGTATCAAAGGCGGGAGAGGCGTTTTGGAAGGGTGTGA
- the frr gene encoding ribosome recycling factor, giving the protein MKELLEDGRRRMQKSLKTFKEEMARVRTGRASVSLLEGIKVDYYGTKMPIPQMATVTVQEARYIVIQPWDASTVKAIEKAIMESDLGLTPTTDGQVIRITVPPLTEERRRDLVKLVRKMAEEARVAIRHIRRELMDDLKKKKKEGEISEDDFHRYQDQVQKLTDEFIKEIEKVLEEKEKEILTV; this is encoded by the coding sequence ATGAAGGAACTTCTAGAGGATGGCCGAAGGCGGATGCAAAAAAGCCTCAAGACCTTCAAAGAGGAAATGGCCCGGGTGCGTACCGGGCGAGCCTCGGTCAGCCTCCTTGAGGGCATCAAAGTGGACTACTACGGGACCAAGATGCCCATTCCCCAGATGGCCACGGTTACGGTGCAGGAGGCCCGCTACATTGTCATTCAACCCTGGGATGCTTCTACGGTAAAGGCCATCGAGAAGGCTATCATGGAATCCGACCTGGGGCTGACCCCCACCACCGATGGTCAGGTTATCCGCATTACGGTGCCCCCCCTTACCGAGGAGCGGCGCCGGGATCTGGTCAAGCTGGTGCGCAAGATGGCCGAAGAGGCCCGGGTGGCCATTCGCCATATCCGCCGAGAACTCATGGACGACCTCAAAAAGAAAAAGAAAGAGGGTGAGATCTCCGAGGACGATTTTCATCGCTATCAGGATCAGGTCCAGAAACTCACCGATGAATTTATAAAAGAGATCGAAAAGGTCCTCGAGGAAAAGGAAAAGGAAATCCTTACGGTTTAG
- the rpsB gene encoding 30S ribosomal protein S2 — MSYVTMKQLLEAGVHFGHQTSRWNPKMKPFIFGERNGIHIIDLQQTLKYFDLAYEFVRDTVAEGGKVLFVGTKRQAQDTIREEATRCGMYYVDHRWLGGTLTNFRTIRKSVDKLKRIEQWMEDGTIERFPKKERLKLERLRQKLERNLGGIKDMEELPQVLYVVDPKKEEIAVLEARKLGIPVVAITDTNCDPDLIDYIIPGNDDAIRAIRLLTSRIADAVLEGLEIWREKMAAETDKEVEGEEALSEEERAEAIIEEVLREEEREAELEEEAQKIEEED, encoded by the coding sequence ATGTCCTACGTTACCATGAAGCAACTCCTTGAGGCCGGAGTGCATTTCGGCCATCAGACCAGTCGCTGGAACCCCAAGATGAAACCCTTCATCTTCGGGGAACGGAACGGCATCCACATCATCGATCTTCAGCAGACCCTCAAATATTTCGACCTCGCCTACGAGTTTGTGAGGGATACGGTGGCGGAGGGGGGCAAGGTCCTTTTTGTGGGTACCAAGCGCCAGGCCCAGGACACCATTCGGGAAGAGGCCACCCGCTGCGGCATGTACTATGTGGATCATCGGTGGTTGGGAGGCACGCTTACCAACTTTCGGACCATCCGCAAGAGTGTGGACAAGCTCAAGAGGATCGAGCAGTGGATGGAAGACGGCACCATTGAGCGCTTTCCCAAGAAGGAAAGACTCAAACTGGAGCGTCTGCGCCAGAAGTTAGAGCGCAACCTGGGGGGGATTAAAGATATGGAGGAGCTCCCCCAGGTCCTCTATGTGGTGGACCCTAAAAAGGAAGAGATTGCCGTCCTTGAGGCCCGCAAGCTGGGCATTCCGGTGGTGGCGATTACGGACACCAACTGCGATCCGGATCTCATTGACTATATCATTCCCGGAAACGACGACGCCATCCGGGCCATTCGGCTTTTGACCTCCCGCATCGCCGATGCGGTGCTCGAGGGACTGGAGATCTGGCGGGAGAAGATGGCGGCCGAGACCGACAAAGAGGTGGAAGGGGAAGAGGCCCTTTCCGAGGAAGAAAGGGCGGAGGCCATTATTGAAGAGGTCTTGAGAGAGGAAGAACGCGAGGCCGAACTGGAGGAAGAGGCCCAGAAAATTGAAGAGGAGGATTAG
- a CDS encoding 1-deoxy-D-xylulose-5-phosphate reductoisomerase: protein MRRLVILGSTGSVGRQTLEVVSLFPERFQVLALTARRNWRLLAEQARRFRPRLVWIGEEPLRAPLMEALPREVEVVSGPEALSGLAAHPEADLVVSALVGAAGLAPTLAALSAGKTVALANKEVLVAGGELAVSLLRRRRARVLPVDSEHSAIFQALKGHRRREVSRLILTASGGPFRKTPKDKFSEITPEEALRHPRWRMGPKITVDSATLMNKGLEVIEAHYLFGIPYRKIEVVIHPESIVHSLVEFRDGSLLAQMSLPDMRLPIAYALSYPERLPLPYPRLDLPALAGLHFEPPDLERFPCLRLAYEAGRRGGFWPVALNAANEVAVEAFLSGRLRFVEIPLLIEETLSRLSFSGRPGSLEEILEADQRARKTAQAWIEERGCLR, encoded by the coding sequence GTGAGGCGCCTGGTCATCCTGGGTTCTACGGGCTCGGTGGGCCGACAGACCCTGGAGGTAGTCTCCCTCTTTCCGGAACGCTTCCAGGTGTTGGCCCTCACGGCTCGGCGCAACTGGCGCCTTTTGGCCGAGCAGGCCCGCCGCTTTCGGCCCCGGCTGGTCTGGATCGGGGAGGAGCCCCTCCGGGCCCCTTTAATGGAGGCCCTGCCCCGGGAAGTAGAGGTCGTCTCCGGTCCGGAGGCCCTTTCCGGACTTGCGGCGCATCCCGAGGCCGATCTGGTGGTCTCGGCCCTGGTGGGGGCCGCAGGACTGGCTCCTACGCTTGCGGCCCTTTCGGCCGGAAAGACTGTGGCCCTGGCGAACAAAGAGGTCCTGGTGGCCGGGGGAGAGCTGGCAGTCTCCCTTTTGCGGCGCAGGCGGGCCCGGGTCCTTCCGGTGGATAGCGAACACTCGGCTATCTTTCAGGCCCTTAAGGGCCACCGGCGCCGGGAGGTTTCCCGCCTGATCCTTACTGCCTCCGGAGGCCCCTTCCGGAAGACTCCCAAGGACAAGTTTTCCGAGATCACCCCGGAAGAGGCCTTGAGACATCCCCGCTGGCGCATGGGGCCCAAGATCACCGTGGACTCGGCCACTTTAATGAACAAAGGCCTGGAGGTCATTGAGGCCCACTATCTTTTCGGGATCCCCTACCGGAAGATAGAAGTGGTTATCCATCCGGAAAGTATCGTTCACTCTCTGGTGGAGTTCCGGGACGGGAGCTTACTGGCCCAGATGAGCCTTCCGGACATGCGTCTGCCCATCGCCTACGCCCTCTCTTACCCGGAGAGGCTGCCCCTTCCTTATCCTCGCTTGGACCTTCCGGCCCTGGCGGGCCTCCATTTCGAGCCCCCGGATCTGGAACGTTTTCCCTGCCTGCGTCTGGCCTACGAGGCCGGCCGCCGGGGGGGCTTCTGGCCGGTGGCCCTCAATGCGGCCAATGAGGTGGCGGTGGAGGCCTTCCTTTCCGGAAGACTTCGCTTCGTGGAGATACCCCTCCTCATCGAAGAGACCCTATCCCGTCTTTCCTTTTCCGGAAGACCCGGTAGTTTAGAGGAGATACTGGAGGCGGACCAACGGGCCCGGAAGACGGCCCAGGCCTGGATCGAGGAGAGAGGATGCTTACGTTAG
- the rseP gene encoding RIP metalloprotease RseP, with translation MLTLAAALFVLSLLIIFHEWGHFVLARLCGVRVLRFSVGFGPVLLSRQLGETEFCLSAVPLGGYVKLLGENPETPLSPEERPRSFSEKPLWQRALIVAAGPLFNLLLAWLVFALFFGVKGKPQVLPEVGKVLSGSPAEAAGLRPGDLILSVNGRPVRTWEELTERVRKEGLRPLLLEVRRQKEVLQIRLVPQLREVRNLFGEKEKVPVIGIVASGRVLTEKVPPWRAFWEALVRVGELTRLTVVALVKLLERALPLSSLGGPLLIAQMAGQQARQGLLALLLFSGVLSVNLAVINLLPVPMLDGGHLVFYAVEALRGRPLSPRTQERIQKVGLALLIALMVLVFYNDLARLFPRWVPRHP, from the coding sequence ATGCTTACGTTAGCGGCGGCCCTTTTTGTGCTTTCGCTTCTTATCATCTTTCATGAATGGGGCCATTTTGTCCTGGCCCGGCTCTGTGGGGTGCGGGTCTTGCGCTTTTCCGTGGGGTTTGGGCCGGTCCTTCTTTCTCGCCAGCTAGGGGAGACCGAATTCTGTCTTTCCGCCGTTCCCCTGGGAGGTTATGTGAAGCTCCTGGGAGAAAATCCCGAAACCCCGTTAAGTCCGGAGGAGCGGCCCCGGTCCTTTTCGGAAAAACCCCTCTGGCAGAGGGCCCTCATTGTGGCTGCCGGCCCACTTTTTAATCTACTCCTGGCTTGGTTGGTCTTTGCCCTGTTTTTCGGGGTCAAGGGGAAGCCCCAGGTCCTTCCAGAGGTGGGGAAAGTCCTTTCCGGTTCCCCGGCTGAGGCCGCGGGATTGCGTCCCGGGGATCTCATCCTCTCGGTAAACGGCCGGCCGGTGCGTACCTGGGAGGAGCTCACCGAGCGGGTGAGAAAGGAAGGCCTGCGCCCCCTTCTCTTGGAGGTGCGCCGCCAAAAAGAGGTCCTCCAGATAAGGCTCGTGCCGCAATTACGGGAGGTGCGCAACCTTTTTGGAGAAAAAGAAAAGGTCCCGGTGATCGGCATCGTGGCCTCGGGTCGGGTCCTTACGGAAAAGGTCCCTCCCTGGAGGGCCTTTTGGGAAGCCCTGGTGCGGGTGGGGGAACTTACCCGTCTTACGGTGGTGGCCCTGGTAAAACTTCTCGAAAGGGCCCTTCCTCTTTCTTCTTTGGGAGGCCCGCTTCTTATCGCTCAGATGGCCGGCCAACAGGCCCGTCAGGGCCTGTTGGCCCTCCTTCTCTTTTCCGGAGTCCTTTCGGTGAATCTGGCGGTGATTAATCTTCTTCCCGTGCCCATGCTCGATGGAGGACACCTGGTCTTTTACGCGGTGGAGGCCCTGCGGGGGCGTCCCCTTTCTCCCCGCACCCAAGAGCGTATTCAGAAGGTGGGACTGGCCTTACTCATCGCTCTCATGGTCCTGGTCTTTTATAACGATCTGGCCCGGCTCTTTCCCCGATGGGTACCCAGGCACCCTTAA